In one Heptranchias perlo isolate sHepPer1 chromosome 25, sHepPer1.hap1, whole genome shotgun sequence genomic region, the following are encoded:
- the denr gene encoding density-regulated protein has protein sequence MANTENADSESKGEAKPASNKTQCPLKVLYCGICSLPTEYCEYMPQYTKCRQWLEKNCPEEFAKLSIDQCPQQDAGGGEPPVGEEEEKKKQRRGGRGIIKQKKKTAPQKVTIAKIPRAKKKYVTRVCGLATFEIELKEAQRFFAQKFSCGASVTGEDEITIQGDVTDDIMDVIQEKWPEVDDDSIEDLGEVKK, from the exons ATGGCCAATACTGAAAATGCAGACTCGGAAAGCAAAGGAGAAGCAAAACCAGCCAGCAATAAGACGCAATGTCCATTAAAAGTACTCTACTGTGGAA TCTGTTCATTGCCAACAGAG TATTGTGAATACATGCCCCAGTATACCAAGTGCAGACAGTGGCTGGAAAAGAATTGCCCAGAGGAATTTGCAAAACTCAGTATAG atcaaTGCCCACAGCaagatgcaggagggggagagccgCCAGTAGgagaggaagaagaaaaaaagaaacaaagacgAG GTGGCAGAGGTATaattaaacagaaaaagaagACAGCACCCCAAAAGGTTACAATAGCCAAAATTCCAAGAGCAAAAAAGAAATATGTAACCAGAGTCTGTGGCCTTGCAACTTTTG AGATAGAGCTAAAAGAAGCACAGAGATTCTTTGCTCAGAAGTTCTCCTGTGGAGCATCAGTTACAGGAGAAGATGAAATCACAATTCAGGGTGACGTTACAGATGATATTATGGATGTTATTCAAGAGAAATGGCCAGAG GTGGATGATGACTCCATTGAAGATCTTGGAGAAGTGAAGAAGTGA